In the Desulfobotulus mexicanus genome, TAGTTGATGGGTTGGTTGATTCTGGTGAACTAGATGACTAAGGCATAACAAATCAAAGCACTCGGACGCAGCAAGGCTGCGCCGGTGTTTGAGTCGTTAAGCATCTGACCTAATAATCACCGAAGGAAGTTCAGTGGAAAACGACGATATAGAGGTAAAAGGGGTCAGACCCCTTTTCTTACTTTTCTTATTTTCTTACAACCCCAGCTTATCCAGCGGAATTTTCACCTTCTCATTGTTCAGGATTTTTTTCACAGAGGTCACGTCCAGACCGGCAATCCGGGCAATCATGTCTTCGGGCAGGCCCTGTCTGCTGGCATTCACAACCATGGCGCGGATACCCTCCTGCCGCCCCATAATCACGCCTTCCTGCCGCCCCATAATCACGCCTTCCTGTCGCCCCATAATCACACCTTCCTGAATCCCTTTTTCCTTTATATGCTGTGCCAGCATGACCGTATCCTCCTGTTCTGTGATTTCCCGCAAGAGCGCTTCCCTCTCATCTTCGCTGATATCGACGTAGGTATCAATGAAATCCACGTACTTATCAAACATGGCAAGGGAAGTCAGCTGGTAAAGCCCCACCCATGCCTCGCGGATAACCCTGCTGCGCTCTTCGGGCCTGTAGTTCATCTTCGGCAGAAGAATTTTCACCACAGGATTTGAAACATTATAATGATCTCTGGCCTGATAGTCAAAAAGACGGACAAGCTGATATTCAAAATGCAGGAAAACCCGGTCTCCCAGACGGCTTTCCAGCTCCCTTGCCACGTCCTTTTTCCATTTTTCCCGACGGGTGAACAGCACCGTGGGAACCACACGGGCATTGGGATGGCTTTCCATCATGTCCGTGGTATAGCGGAGAAGCTGGTGGATGGAGAATTTCTGTTTTTTTTCCTGAAATTCCACCAGCCAGAGTACCACCGCAGCTTCTTTAAAACGAAAAAGAATGGGCATGTCCAGAGAAAGGTAGCCATCCTTAAGCTTCCGCTTTTTCGGCTCCTGACGGATGAACTCAAAGCTCTGCACAGGGCCCAGATGCTTCATGGCTTCGGGCAGCAGCCAGGAAAGGGACTCTTTGGGGAAATCCAGAAAGATATTTTTAAAGTTGTGATCGTGGGAAATCATGGCGTCCATTCTCCGCAGGTCAGATAACAGCAGAAATCCTATCAGCCGGAAACGCTAAAAACAAGAAGAAGCTTCCCCCCTTATTCCTCCTCCCCATCTTCCACAACAGCCTTCTTCCCCCTCTCCACCACCAGATCCTTTTCCTTCTCCCTGGCCTTTTCCCTTCCCCTCTGTTCCAGAATGCTTTCCCAGTCCGCCGATCCGCCGCGCACCTCGGCAATGGCTTCCCCAAGGGTCATGATGTTGCTGTTCATGGCATCGATGATGGCAGAAATCTCCTTGGACGGGTCCACATGGCCACGGCGGGGCGGTATCCAGCGGCAGTGGGTGTAAAGCTTCCTTGCCGCGTACCAGTCCGGCCAGTGTTTCTTGATTTTGATCCAGCCCCGCAGATAGGCTTCTTCCATGAGCATCTCATAAATGGGCTGCATGTAGCCGCTCACCAGCCACTGCTGGTAAAGGCTGAAAAGGTTCCAGGCTTCCAGCAGGGCGGCCCGTGCGCCAGCGTAGTTGGTTTTCGAAAAATCCTTGGAGATCACCTCATAGGGAAGCCCCACGGAGGCACCGATGCCTCGAAGCAGGCGTT is a window encoding:
- a CDS encoding phage portal protein, with protein sequence VPAWVGHRPGIFHGMVAKGTDQYRGVSPLAPAMKLFRDLSDYLEFEVVGAIVAASFPVWIETPYPNETAEQFLDKNEMAQRGEEYQEVSPAGIYYGRSGERPHILSTTRPGNTFEPFVERLLRGIGASVGLPYEVISKDFSKTNYAGARAALLEAWNLFSLYQQWLVSGYMQPIYEMLMEEAYLRGWIKIKKHWPDWYAARKLYTHCRWIPPRRGHVDPSKEISAIIDAMNSNIMTLGEAIAEVRGGSADWESILEQRGREKAREKEKDLVVERGKKAVVEDGEEE